From a single Syngnathus scovelli strain Florida chromosome 2, RoL_Ssco_1.2, whole genome shotgun sequence genomic region:
- the LOC125987841 gene encoding gamma-crystallin M2-like, producing the protein MGKIIFYEDRNFQGRHHECVSDCADLHPYFNRCNSIRVESGCFMVYERPQYLGHQFFLRRGEYSDNQRMIGINDCIRSCRMIPLHRGSYKIRLYERPDMSGQMQEVSDDCPNVQDRLRMSDVNSCNVVDGHWLLYDQPNYRGRPFYLRPGEYRRFSDWGGASPRIGSLRRITDSI; encoded by the exons ATGGGAAAG ATCATTTTCTACGAGGACCGAAATTTTCAAGGTCGGCACCACGAGTGCGTGAGCGACTGCGCCGACTTGCATCCCTACTTCAACCGCTGCAACTCCATCCGGGTGGAGAGCGGCTGCTTTATGGTGTATGAAAGGCCCCAGTACCTGGGCCACCAGTTTTTCCTGCGCAGGGGAGAGTATTCGGACAACCAGCGCATGATAGGAATCAATGACTGCATCCGTTCCTGTCGCATGATTCCGTTG CACCGAGGCTCCTACAAAATCCGATTGTACGAGCGCCCGGATATGAGCGGTCAAATGCAGGAGGTGAGCGACGACTGCCCCAACGTCCAGGACCGCCTGCGTATGTCTGACGTGAATTCGTGCAACGTGGTCGACGGCCACTGGCTGCTGTACGACCAGCCCAACTATAGAGGTCGGCCCTTCTACCTGAGGCCCGGGGAGTACCGGCGGTTCAGCGACTGGGGAGGCGCCAGCCCCAGGATCGGCTCCCTCAGGCGGATCACTGACTCCATCTAG
- the LOC125987842 gene encoding gamma-crystallin M2-like produces the protein MGKITFYEDRNFQGRSYECSSECPDLHSHFSRCNSIRVESGEWMVYEKPNFSGYQYFLRKGDYSDYQRWMGFNDCVRSCHMIPKLQGSHRLVIYERPEFKGQAMELMDDCPSLYERFHHNNIHSCHNIESHWLLFEHPHYRGRQYLVRPGKYMHFNEWGSSSPRVGSIKRISQ, from the exons ATGGGCAAG ATCACATTTTACGAGGATCGCAATTTCCAGGGCCGCTCCTACGAGTGCAGCAGCGAATGTCCTGACCTGCACTCGCACTTCAGTCGCTGCAACTCCATCAGGGTGGAAAGCGGTGAATGGATGGTGTATGAGAAACCCAACTTTTCGGGTTATCAGTACTTCCTGAGGAAAGGCGATTATTCAGACTATCAACGATGGATGGGATTCAACGATTGCGTGAGATCCTGCCACATGATACCTAAA CTTCAAGGTTCTCACAGACTTGTCATCTATGAGCGACCCGAGTTCAAGGGTCAAGCCATGGAACTCATGGACGACTGCCCTTCGCTGTACGAACGCTTCCACCATAACAATATCCACTCCTGCCACAATATCGAAAGCCACTGGCTCCTCTTCGAGCACCCGCACTACAGGGGGCGGCAGTATCTGGTGCGCCCTGGAAAATACATGCACTTCAACGAATGGGGCAGCTCAAGTCCGAGGGTGGGTTCCATCAAGCGGATCAGCCAGTAA